The following are from one region of the Littorina saxatilis isolate snail1 linkage group LG4, US_GU_Lsax_2.0, whole genome shotgun sequence genome:
- the LOC138964533 gene encoding complement C1q-like protein 3 → MGNSIPKTEMAYSKDEKSTPAKDKDVTEDAMSWDILHDAGDKALQEVIKQQSACIETLQTKMAAIETEMSQTKSAVQKLQKQVAFTAHFNEGGPIRISKSSPIAFSQVKLNLGNGYDPNSGVFTAPVSGLYLFHLHVKGDGLVTRQTTFLKIVKAESELAIVTLHNARHQYDHARASDSVATHVEAEQEVYVQYEDGAPSIDKWQDTSFTGVLICAD, encoded by the exons ATGGGCAACAGCATTCCTAAGACTGAAATGGCGTATTCCAAAGATGAGAAATCGACCCCAGCTAAGGACAAGGACGTAACAGAAGACGCCATGAGTTGGGACATATTGCACG ATGCTGGTGACAAGGCGCTGCAGGAAGTGATCAAACAACAGTCAGCCTGCATTGAAACGCTTCAAACAAAGATGGCTGCCATAGAAACAGAAATGTCGCAGACGAAGAGTGCAGTTCAAAAACTTCAAAAGCAAG TGGCGTTCACAGCCCACTTCAACGAAGGAGGACCAATCCGCATCAGCAAATCTTCCCCTATCGCCTTCTCGCAGGTGAAGCTGAACCTGGGCAATGGCTACGATCCGAACAGCGGGGTGTTCACGGCTCCAGTGTCTGGGCTCTACCTCTTCCACCTCCACGTCAAAGGGGACGGACTGGTGACACGGCAGACGACCTTTCTCAAGATCGTCAAGGCCGAGTCAGAATTGGCGATAGTGACTTTACACAACGCCCGGCATCAATACGATCATGCCCGTGCTAGTGACTCTGTGGCCACGCACGTGGAAGCTGAGCAGGAGGTGTATGTCCAGTATGAGGATGGGGCCCCCTCCATCGATAAGTGGCAAGATACGTCTTTTACTGGCGTCCTCATCTGCGCGGATTA